The following coding sequences are from one Sander lucioperca isolate FBNREF2018 chromosome 2, SLUC_FBN_1.2, whole genome shotgun sequence window:
- the LOC116056791 gene encoding betaine--homocysteine S-methyltransferase 1-like: MDCKNSQCSERCTDTSTMDSKEKRKGILERLNAGEVVVGDGGYVMQLERRGYVKAGHWTPEAAVEHPEAVRQLHREFLRAGANVIQTFTFYCSEDKLEISGNVTNITGAQINEAACDLAREVANEGDALVAGCVSKTPCYVKSHSETEVKAIFKKQMDDFLKKDIDFFIVEFVDHVEEAVWAVEVLKTSGKPVGATLCISPHGDMHGVPPGQCAVRMVKAGADIVGVNCHLDPLTCVQTVKLMKAGLEKAGLKAHLMIQPLGFHTPECNIGGYTSLPEYPFALETRAMTRWDIHKYAREAYNAGIRYIGGCCGFEPYHIRAIAEEVAAERGFLPPASEKHGLWGAALEMHTKPWVRARARREYWENLLPASGRPKCPSMATPADDYEKQLETKIQM, translated from the exons atGGACTGTAAAAACAGTCAATGTTCTGAACGGTGCACAGACACGTCGACGATGGACAGCAAGGAAAAGAGAAAG GGTATCCTGGAGCGACTAAATGCTGGGGAGGTGGTTGTAGGAGATGGAGGTTATGTGATGCAGCTAGAGCGACGTGGCTATGTGAAGGCTGGACACTGGACACCTGAGGCTGCTGTTGAACATCCTGAAGCAG TTCGGCAGCTGCACAGGGAGTTCCTGAGAGCAGGAGCCAATGTGATTCAGACATTCACCTTCTACTGCAGTGAGGATAAACTGGAGATCAGTGGCAATGTCACCAACATCACC GGGGCCCAGATCAATGAGGCAGCCTGTGACCTGGCCAGGGAGGTAGCCAATGAGGGTGATGCATTGGTCGCTGGGTGTGTGTCTAAGACTCCCTGTTATGTGAAGAGTCACAGTGAGACTGAGGTCAAGGCCATCTTTAAGAAACAGATGGATGACTTCCTCAAGAAGGACATTGATTTCTTTATAGTGGAG TTTGTTGATCATGTGGAAGAGGCAGTATGGGCAGTGGAGGTGCTTAAGACCAGCGGTAAACCAGTGGGTGCAACACTGTGCATCTCCCCTCACGGAGACATGCACGGAGTCCCACCTGGACAGTGTGCTGTCAGGATGGTCAAAGCTG GAGCTGACATTGTTGGAGTAAATTGCCACTTGGACCCTCTGACATGCGTTCAAACAGTGAAGTTGATGAAAGCGGGATTAGAGAAAGCTGGTCTCAAAGCCCATCTCATGATCCAGCCGCTGGGCTTTCACACACCTGAGTGCAACATCGGCGGATACACCAGCCTACCCGAATACCCCTTCG CATTGGAGACCAGAGCAATGACCCGCTGGGACATCCATAAGTACGCCAGAGAGGCGTACAATGCTGGAATTCGCTACATTGGTGGCTGCTGTGGATTTGAGCCCTACCATATCAGAGCTATAGCAGAAGAAGTGGCTGCAGAGAGGGGATTCCTCCCACCAGCTTCAGAGAAGCACGGACTTTGGGGAGCTGCTCTGGAGATGCACACTAAACCCTGGGTCAGAGCCAG
- the cenph gene encoding centromere protein H, with translation MDPSDNMGTLNHMVEAVALNNGPSPDSSTGQKDALPQDMLRIKQQMSNQCFEMAVQLQAGKSKRSCSTSEAERDLPDYVNEMERVKTINFNSTLTLHRMQMWHAIGEKLKQNDSEAVALKAVNDRCMGLCSQIKQLQQESRDLQDEITEIQKKRLEMKRLTHEKMKEMEELMSKKEHPDTEKYKAVLEKGQANLEKYKKMVIMAQNVLRGILLACKVNWLDDPKLRDIAMTLEDFPISD, from the exons ATGGACCCATCTGACAACATGGGGACCCTCAACCACATGGTGGAGGCTGTGGCACTGAATAACGGTCCTTCTCCTGACAGCTCCACCGGACAGAAAGATGCCTTGCCTCAAGACATGCTGAG AATAAAACAACAGATGTCCAACCAGTGCTTTGAGATGGCAGTACAGCTCCAAGCAG GAAAAAGTAAGAGATCATGCAGCACATCTGAAGCTGAGAGAGACTT GCCAGATTATGTCAATGAGATGGAAAGAGTCAAGACAATTAATTTTAACAGCACATTGACACTGCACAG AATGCAGATGTGGCATGCTATTGGAGAAAAACTGAAACAGAATGATTCAGAGGCAGT TGCCCTGAAAGCTGTGAATGATCGCTGCATGGGTCTTTGTTCACAAATAAAACAACTTCAACAA GAGTCCAGAGATCTTCAAGATGAAATCACAGAAATACAGAAGAAGAGGCTTG agatgAAGCGGCTCACAcatgagaaaatgaaagagatGGAGGAGTTGATGTCCAAGAAAGAGCACCCGGATACAGAGAAGTACAAAGCTGTGTTGGAGAAAGGCCAGGCCAACCTGGAGAAGTACAAAAAGATGGTCATCATGGCACAGAACGTCCTCAGG GGAATCCTCTTGGCCTGTAAAGTCAACTGGCTGGATGATCCCAAACTTCGAGACATCGCCATGACGCTGGAGGATTTTCCCATCTCTGACTGA
- the dimt1l gene encoding probable dimethyladenosine transferase, translating to MPKVKAEKKSRQHQEVKNQGIMFNTGMGQHILKNPLIVNGIIEKAALRPTDVVLEVGPGTGNMTVKLLEKAKKVVACELDCRLVAELQKRVQCTPMQTKLQILVGDVLKTDLPFFDVCVANLPYQISSPFVFKLLLHRPFFRCAVLMFQREFAMRLVAKPGDKLFCRLSINTQLLARVDHLMKVGKNNFRPPPKVESSVVRIEPKNPPPPVNFQEWDGLVRIAFVRKNKTLNAAFKSTAVEQLLEKNYRIHCSVHNVEIPADFSISKKIESVLQEAEFSEKRARSMDTDDFMVLLHAFNSAGIHFS from the exons atgcCGAAGGTCAAGGCGGAGAAGAAAAGCAGGCAGCATCAAGAGGTCAAAAACCAAG GCATCATGTTTAACACCGGCATGGGTCAGCACATCCTGAAGAATCCATTGATCGTCAATGGGATCATTGAGAAG GCTGCGCTGAGGCCGACAGATGTGGTTCTGGAGGTGGGACCTGGTACTGGTAACATGACGGTGAAATTGctggaaaaagccaaaaag GTGGTGGCCTGTGAGTTGGACTGCAGATTAGTGGCTGAACTTCAAAAAAGAGTACAGTGCAC ACCCATGCAGACCAAACTTCAAATATTAGTCGGAGATGTACTAAAAACAGATTTGCCTTTCTTCGACGTCTGTGTGGCTAATTTACCTTACCAG ATTTCGTCACCGTTTGTCTTCAAGCTCCTGCTTCATCGACCTTTCTTCAG GTGCGCCGTGTTGATGTTCCAGAGAGAGTTTGCCATGCGACTTGTTGCCAAACCTGGAGACAAGCTGTTCTGCAGACTGTCCATAAACACACAACTACTGGCTCGTGTCGACCATCTGATGAAG GTAGGGAAGAACAATTTCCGTCCTCCTCCAAAAGTGGAGTCAAGTGTTGTCAGGATAGAACCGAAAAATCCACCTCCTCCAGTTAACTTCCAG GAGTGGGATGGCCTGGTCAGAATAGCCTTTGTAAGGAAAAACAAAACCCTCAATGCAGCTTTCAA GTCCACTGCGGTAGAACAGCTGCTGGAAAAGAACTACAGAATTCACTGCTCTGTACATAATGTG GAAATCCCAGCAGACTTCAGCATCAGCAAGAAGATTGAGAGTGTTTTGCAGGAGGCTGAATTCAGTGAGAAGAGAGCCAGGTCCATGGACACTGATGACTTCATGGT GCTGCTTCATGCATTCAACTCTGCAGGGATCCACTTTTCTTAG
- the LOC116056707 gene encoding kinesin-like protein KIF2A isoform X3 — protein sequence MASCFGKIVVGTYVEIKRSDGRIHQAMVTSLNEDNESVTVEWIENGDTKGKEIDLESIFALNPDVAPDEEIAPSPETPPPPTPTCVKVNKIAKNRRTIAPTKNDAPSRDNRGIPTRARQPQPQQPEPAPPPPSLQPTQLTHAQQQQQLQNESSHHLLSRKEFGQLSRRKSNCVKEVEKLQEKRERRRLQQQELREKRAQEVDTTIPNYEIMYMIRDFRASLDYRPLTTADLIEEHRICVCVRKRPLNKKELSMKDLDVITIPSKDVVMVHEPKQKVDLTRYLENQTFRFDYAFDDSTTNEMVYRFTARPLVETIFERGMATCFAYGQTGSGKTHTMGGDFSGKNQDCSKGIYALAARDVFLMLKKPNYKKLDLQVYATFFEIYSGKVFDLLNRKAKLRVLEDGKQQVQVVGLQEKDVKCTEEVLKLIEVGNSCRTSGQTSANAHSSRSHAVFQIILRRKGKMHGKFSLIDLAGNERGADTSSADRQTRLEGAEINKSLLALKECIRALGRNKPHTPFRASKLTQVLRDSFIGENSRTCMIATISPGMTSCENTLNTLRYANRVKELTVDTNQVMEGVRPTIHAVDQLDLLDEDWLSISPQRDDLKLLCEQNEEEVSPQLFTFHEAVSQLVEMEEQVLEDHRAVFQESIRWLEDEKVLLEMTEEVDYDVESYATQLEQILDQKIDILTELRDKVKSFRSTLQEEEQASKQINPKRPRAL from the exons ATGGCGTCGTGTTTTGGGAAGATTGTCGTTGGTACTTATGTGGAGATAAAGCGCAGTGATG GGCGTATACACCAGGCAATGGTGACCTCACTGAATGAGGACAACGAGAGTGTCACAGTGGAGTGGATAGAAAACGGAGACACAAAAGGGAAAGAG ATTGACTTGGAGAGTATATTTGCACTTAACCCAGATGTGGCTCCAGATGAGGAAATTGCCCCTAGTCCAGAGACTCCACCCCCACCTACACCGACATGCGTGAAGGTCAATAAAATTGCAAAG AACCGTCGGACGATAGCACCTACTAAGAATGACGCTCCGTCCAGGGATAATAGAG GGATTCCGACCCGGGCCAGACAACCACAGCCTCAACAACCAGAGCCTGCACCCCCACCCCCATCTCTGCAGCCTACACAGCTCACTCAcgctcagcagcaacaacaactgCAGAATG AATCCTCACATCACCTGCTATCCAGAAAGGAGTTTGGACAGCTTT CGCGGAGGAAGTCAAACTGCGTGAAGGAGGTGGAGAAACtgcaggagaagagagagaggcgcCGGCTTCAGCAACAGGAGCTCAGGGAGAAGAGAGCTCAG GAGGTGGATACCACCATCCCTAACTATGAGATCATGTATATGATCCGAGATTTCCGAGCCAGTCTAGACTACCGGCCCCTGACCACCGCAGATCTG ATTGAAGAGCACAGAATATGCGTTTGTGTGAGGAAACGTCCACTCAACAAGAAAG AGTTGTCCATGAAGGATTTGGATGTGATCACCATCCCCAGTAAAGACGTAGTGATGGTTCATGAACCTAAACAAAAAGTGGACCTGACCCGCTACCTGGAGAACCAGACCTTCCGCTTTGACTACGCCTTTGATGACAGCACCACCAATGAGATGGTTTACAG GTTCACTGCCAGACCTCTAGTGGAGACCATTTTTGAGAGGGGCATGGCCACCTGCTTTGCCTACGGGCAGACAGGCAGTGGGAAAACGCAC ACTATGGGTGGAGATTTTTCGGGGAAGAACCAAGACTGCTCTAAAGGAATTTATGCATTAGCTG CTCGGGATGTATTTCTCATGTTGAAGAAACCCAACTACAAGAAGTTAGATCTACAAGTGTACGCAACCTTCTTTGAAATCTACAGCGGAAAG GTGTTCGACCTGCTGAATCGTAAAGCCAAGCTGAGGGTGCTGGAGGATGGGAAACAGCAGGTGCAGGTTGTGGGGCTTCAGGAGAAGGACGTCAAATGCACAGAGGAGGTCTTGAAACTCATAGAAGTGGGCAACAGCTGCAG AACATCAGGGCAGACATCCGCCAACGCACACTCCTCTCGCAGCCACGCCGTTTTCCAGATCATTCTTCGGAGGAAGGGGAAGATGCACGGAAAGTTCTCCCTCATCGACCTCGCAGGTAATGAGAGGGGGGCTGATACATCGAGTGCTGACCGCCAAACTCGTCTGGAGGGAGCTGAGATCAACAAAAGCCTGCTGGCCCTGAAG GAGTGTATCAGGGCTCTTGGCCGTAACAAGCCTCACACCCCATTCAGAGCCAGTAAGCTCACCCAGGTCCTGAGGGACTCGTTCATCGGGGAAAATTCGCGCACATGCATG ATTGCAACAATCTCTCCTGGCATGACATCCTGCGAGAATACCCTCAACACACTACGCTACGCCAACAG GGTGAAGGAGCTGACAGTGGACACCAACCAAGTAATGGAGGGGGTTCGACCCACCATCCATGCTGTCGACCAGCTGGATCTTTTGGACGAGGACTGGCTGAGTATTTCGCCGCAGAGAGACGATCTCAAATTGCTCTGTGAGCAGAAT GAGGAGGAAGTGTCTCCCCAGCTCTTTACCTTCCACGAGGCAGTGTCTCAGTTAGTGGAGATGGAGGAGCAGGTCCTGGAGGACCACCGAGCTGTTTTTCAG GAGTCAATCCGGTGGCTGGAAGATGAGAAGGTGCTGCTGGAGATGACAGAGGAGGTGGATTATGACGTGGAGTCGTACGCCACTCAACTGGAGCAGATCCTCGACCAGAAGATAGATATCCTCACCGAGCTCCGAG ATAAAGTGAAGTCATTCCGCTCTACACTCCAGGAGGAGGAGCAAGCCAGTAAGCAGATCAATCCCAAGAGGCCACGTGCTCTTTAG
- the LOC116056707 gene encoding kinesin-like protein KIF2A isoform X1, which translates to MASCFGKIVVGTYVEIKRSDGRIHQAMVTSLNEDNESVTVEWIENGDTKGKEIDLESIFALNPDVAPDEEIAPSPETPPPPTPTCVKVNKIAKNRRTIAPTKNDAPSRDNRGIPTRARQPQPQQPEPAPPPPSLQPTQLTHAQQQQQLQNESSHHLLSRKEFGQLSRRKSNCVKEVEKLQEKRERRRLQQQELREKRAQEVDTTIPNYEIMYMIRDFRASLDYRPLTTADLIEEHRICVCVRKRPLNKKELSMKDLDVITIPSKDVVMVHEPKQKVDLTRYLENQTFRFDYAFDDSTTNEMVYRFTARPLVETIFERGMATCFAYGQTGSGKTHTMGGDFSGKNQDCSKGIYALAARDVFLMLKKPNYKKLDLQVYATFFEIYSGKVFDLLNRKAKLRVLEDGKQQVQVVGLQEKDVKCTEEVLKLIEVGNSCRTSGQTSANAHSSRSHAVFQIILRRKGKMHGKFSLIDLAGNERGADTSSADRQTRLEGAEINKSLLALKECIRALGRNKPHTPFRASKLTQVLRDSFIGENSRTCMIATISPGMTSCENTLNTLRYANRVKEFGISPSDIPFSQGGQGSRSEHSPTNTFEYDDFADTSPSRVKELTVDTNQVMEGVRPTIHAVDQLDLLDEDWLSISPQRDDLKLLCEQNEEEVSPQLFTFHEAVSQLVEMEEQVLEDHRAVFQESIRWLEDEKVLLEMTEEVDYDVESYATQLEQILDQKIDILTELRDKVKSFRSTLQEEEQASKQINPKRPRAL; encoded by the exons ATGGCGTCGTGTTTTGGGAAGATTGTCGTTGGTACTTATGTGGAGATAAAGCGCAGTGATG GGCGTATACACCAGGCAATGGTGACCTCACTGAATGAGGACAACGAGAGTGTCACAGTGGAGTGGATAGAAAACGGAGACACAAAAGGGAAAGAG ATTGACTTGGAGAGTATATTTGCACTTAACCCAGATGTGGCTCCAGATGAGGAAATTGCCCCTAGTCCAGAGACTCCACCCCCACCTACACCGACATGCGTGAAGGTCAATAAAATTGCAAAG AACCGTCGGACGATAGCACCTACTAAGAATGACGCTCCGTCCAGGGATAATAGAG GGATTCCGACCCGGGCCAGACAACCACAGCCTCAACAACCAGAGCCTGCACCCCCACCCCCATCTCTGCAGCCTACACAGCTCACTCAcgctcagcagcaacaacaactgCAGAATG AATCCTCACATCACCTGCTATCCAGAAAGGAGTTTGGACAGCTTT CGCGGAGGAAGTCAAACTGCGTGAAGGAGGTGGAGAAACtgcaggagaagagagagaggcgcCGGCTTCAGCAACAGGAGCTCAGGGAGAAGAGAGCTCAG GAGGTGGATACCACCATCCCTAACTATGAGATCATGTATATGATCCGAGATTTCCGAGCCAGTCTAGACTACCGGCCCCTGACCACCGCAGATCTG ATTGAAGAGCACAGAATATGCGTTTGTGTGAGGAAACGTCCACTCAACAAGAAAG AGTTGTCCATGAAGGATTTGGATGTGATCACCATCCCCAGTAAAGACGTAGTGATGGTTCATGAACCTAAACAAAAAGTGGACCTGACCCGCTACCTGGAGAACCAGACCTTCCGCTTTGACTACGCCTTTGATGACAGCACCACCAATGAGATGGTTTACAG GTTCACTGCCAGACCTCTAGTGGAGACCATTTTTGAGAGGGGCATGGCCACCTGCTTTGCCTACGGGCAGACAGGCAGTGGGAAAACGCAC ACTATGGGTGGAGATTTTTCGGGGAAGAACCAAGACTGCTCTAAAGGAATTTATGCATTAGCTG CTCGGGATGTATTTCTCATGTTGAAGAAACCCAACTACAAGAAGTTAGATCTACAAGTGTACGCAACCTTCTTTGAAATCTACAGCGGAAAG GTGTTCGACCTGCTGAATCGTAAAGCCAAGCTGAGGGTGCTGGAGGATGGGAAACAGCAGGTGCAGGTTGTGGGGCTTCAGGAGAAGGACGTCAAATGCACAGAGGAGGTCTTGAAACTCATAGAAGTGGGCAACAGCTGCAG AACATCAGGGCAGACATCCGCCAACGCACACTCCTCTCGCAGCCACGCCGTTTTCCAGATCATTCTTCGGAGGAAGGGGAAGATGCACGGAAAGTTCTCCCTCATCGACCTCGCAGGTAATGAGAGGGGGGCTGATACATCGAGTGCTGACCGCCAAACTCGTCTGGAGGGAGCTGAGATCAACAAAAGCCTGCTGGCCCTGAAG GAGTGTATCAGGGCTCTTGGCCGTAACAAGCCTCACACCCCATTCAGAGCCAGTAAGCTCACCCAGGTCCTGAGGGACTCGTTCATCGGGGAAAATTCGCGCACATGCATG ATTGCAACAATCTCTCCTGGCATGACATCCTGCGAGAATACCCTCAACACACTACGCTACGCCAACAG AGTGAAGGAGTTCGGGATTAGTCCGTCAGACATCCCCTTCTCTCAGGGCGGTCAGGGGAGTCGCTCTGAGCACTCGCCCACCAATACCTTTGAGTACGATGACTTTGCTGATACCTCTCCCAGCAG GGTGAAGGAGCTGACAGTGGACACCAACCAAGTAATGGAGGGGGTTCGACCCACCATCCATGCTGTCGACCAGCTGGATCTTTTGGACGAGGACTGGCTGAGTATTTCGCCGCAGAGAGACGATCTCAAATTGCTCTGTGAGCAGAAT GAGGAGGAAGTGTCTCCCCAGCTCTTTACCTTCCACGAGGCAGTGTCTCAGTTAGTGGAGATGGAGGAGCAGGTCCTGGAGGACCACCGAGCTGTTTTTCAG GAGTCAATCCGGTGGCTGGAAGATGAGAAGGTGCTGCTGGAGATGACAGAGGAGGTGGATTATGACGTGGAGTCGTACGCCACTCAACTGGAGCAGATCCTCGACCAGAAGATAGATATCCTCACCGAGCTCCGAG ATAAAGTGAAGTCATTCCGCTCTACACTCCAGGAGGAGGAGCAAGCCAGTAAGCAGATCAATCCCAAGAGGCCACGTGCTCTTTAG
- the LOC116056707 gene encoding kinesin-like protein KIF2A isoform X2 has product MASCFGKIVVGTYVEIKRSDGRIHQAMVTSLNEDNESVTVEWIENGDTKGKEIDLESIFALNPDVAPDEEIAPSPETPPPPTPTCVKVNKIAKNRRTIAPTKNDAPSRDNRGIPTRARQPQPQQPEPAPPPPSLQPTQLTHAQQQQQLQNARRKSNCVKEVEKLQEKRERRRLQQQELREKRAQEVDTTIPNYEIMYMIRDFRASLDYRPLTTADLIEEHRICVCVRKRPLNKKELSMKDLDVITIPSKDVVMVHEPKQKVDLTRYLENQTFRFDYAFDDSTTNEMVYRFTARPLVETIFERGMATCFAYGQTGSGKTHTMGGDFSGKNQDCSKGIYALAARDVFLMLKKPNYKKLDLQVYATFFEIYSGKVFDLLNRKAKLRVLEDGKQQVQVVGLQEKDVKCTEEVLKLIEVGNSCRTSGQTSANAHSSRSHAVFQIILRRKGKMHGKFSLIDLAGNERGADTSSADRQTRLEGAEINKSLLALKECIRALGRNKPHTPFRASKLTQVLRDSFIGENSRTCMIATISPGMTSCENTLNTLRYANRVKEFGISPSDIPFSQGGQGSRSEHSPTNTFEYDDFADTSPSRVKELTVDTNQVMEGVRPTIHAVDQLDLLDEDWLSISPQRDDLKLLCEQNEEEVSPQLFTFHEAVSQLVEMEEQVLEDHRAVFQESIRWLEDEKVLLEMTEEVDYDVESYATQLEQILDQKIDILTELRDKVKSFRSTLQEEEQASKQINPKRPRAL; this is encoded by the exons ATGGCGTCGTGTTTTGGGAAGATTGTCGTTGGTACTTATGTGGAGATAAAGCGCAGTGATG GGCGTATACACCAGGCAATGGTGACCTCACTGAATGAGGACAACGAGAGTGTCACAGTGGAGTGGATAGAAAACGGAGACACAAAAGGGAAAGAG ATTGACTTGGAGAGTATATTTGCACTTAACCCAGATGTGGCTCCAGATGAGGAAATTGCCCCTAGTCCAGAGACTCCACCCCCACCTACACCGACATGCGTGAAGGTCAATAAAATTGCAAAG AACCGTCGGACGATAGCACCTACTAAGAATGACGCTCCGTCCAGGGATAATAGAG GGATTCCGACCCGGGCCAGACAACCACAGCCTCAACAACCAGAGCCTGCACCCCCACCCCCATCTCTGCAGCCTACACAGCTCACTCAcgctcagcagcaacaacaactgCAGAATG CGCGGAGGAAGTCAAACTGCGTGAAGGAGGTGGAGAAACtgcaggagaagagagagaggcgcCGGCTTCAGCAACAGGAGCTCAGGGAGAAGAGAGCTCAG GAGGTGGATACCACCATCCCTAACTATGAGATCATGTATATGATCCGAGATTTCCGAGCCAGTCTAGACTACCGGCCCCTGACCACCGCAGATCTG ATTGAAGAGCACAGAATATGCGTTTGTGTGAGGAAACGTCCACTCAACAAGAAAG AGTTGTCCATGAAGGATTTGGATGTGATCACCATCCCCAGTAAAGACGTAGTGATGGTTCATGAACCTAAACAAAAAGTGGACCTGACCCGCTACCTGGAGAACCAGACCTTCCGCTTTGACTACGCCTTTGATGACAGCACCACCAATGAGATGGTTTACAG GTTCACTGCCAGACCTCTAGTGGAGACCATTTTTGAGAGGGGCATGGCCACCTGCTTTGCCTACGGGCAGACAGGCAGTGGGAAAACGCAC ACTATGGGTGGAGATTTTTCGGGGAAGAACCAAGACTGCTCTAAAGGAATTTATGCATTAGCTG CTCGGGATGTATTTCTCATGTTGAAGAAACCCAACTACAAGAAGTTAGATCTACAAGTGTACGCAACCTTCTTTGAAATCTACAGCGGAAAG GTGTTCGACCTGCTGAATCGTAAAGCCAAGCTGAGGGTGCTGGAGGATGGGAAACAGCAGGTGCAGGTTGTGGGGCTTCAGGAGAAGGACGTCAAATGCACAGAGGAGGTCTTGAAACTCATAGAAGTGGGCAACAGCTGCAG AACATCAGGGCAGACATCCGCCAACGCACACTCCTCTCGCAGCCACGCCGTTTTCCAGATCATTCTTCGGAGGAAGGGGAAGATGCACGGAAAGTTCTCCCTCATCGACCTCGCAGGTAATGAGAGGGGGGCTGATACATCGAGTGCTGACCGCCAAACTCGTCTGGAGGGAGCTGAGATCAACAAAAGCCTGCTGGCCCTGAAG GAGTGTATCAGGGCTCTTGGCCGTAACAAGCCTCACACCCCATTCAGAGCCAGTAAGCTCACCCAGGTCCTGAGGGACTCGTTCATCGGGGAAAATTCGCGCACATGCATG ATTGCAACAATCTCTCCTGGCATGACATCCTGCGAGAATACCCTCAACACACTACGCTACGCCAACAG AGTGAAGGAGTTCGGGATTAGTCCGTCAGACATCCCCTTCTCTCAGGGCGGTCAGGGGAGTCGCTCTGAGCACTCGCCCACCAATACCTTTGAGTACGATGACTTTGCTGATACCTCTCCCAGCAG GGTGAAGGAGCTGACAGTGGACACCAACCAAGTAATGGAGGGGGTTCGACCCACCATCCATGCTGTCGACCAGCTGGATCTTTTGGACGAGGACTGGCTGAGTATTTCGCCGCAGAGAGACGATCTCAAATTGCTCTGTGAGCAGAAT GAGGAGGAAGTGTCTCCCCAGCTCTTTACCTTCCACGAGGCAGTGTCTCAGTTAGTGGAGATGGAGGAGCAGGTCCTGGAGGACCACCGAGCTGTTTTTCAG GAGTCAATCCGGTGGCTGGAAGATGAGAAGGTGCTGCTGGAGATGACAGAGGAGGTGGATTATGACGTGGAGTCGTACGCCACTCAACTGGAGCAGATCCTCGACCAGAAGATAGATATCCTCACCGAGCTCCGAG ATAAAGTGAAGTCATTCCGCTCTACACTCCAGGAGGAGGAGCAAGCCAGTAAGCAGATCAATCCCAAGAGGCCACGTGCTCTTTAG